One genomic window of Mogibacterium diversum includes the following:
- a CDS encoding virulence RhuM family protein produces MEGFGNIILYEMENHQETVSVTFKDETFWLTQKAMSELFGVGVPAISKHLNNIFIDGELNESSVISKMETTARDGKNYNTNFYNLDAIIAVGYRVNSKQATRFRQWATATLKEYITKGFVLNDDMLKNGKPFGKDYFKELLERVRSIRASERRIYQQITDIYAECSIDYDRQSPTTNDFYAMIQNKFHYAITGKTAAEIIYSNADHTKDYMGLTTWKNAPDGRILKKDVSVAKNYLSQEEIRRLERTVSGYFDYIEDLIERENTFTMEEFVNSVNAFLAFRKYDILHDKGRISNKAAVNKANEEFDIYNKNQKIFSDFDKEIKKLK; encoded by the coding sequence ATGGAAGGTTTTGGGAACATTATTTTATACGAGATGGAAAATCACCAAGAGACTGTTTCTGTTACATTTAAAGATGAAACATTTTGGTTAACTCAAAAGGCTATGTCTGAACTATTTGGAGTTGGTGTTCCTGCAATCAGTAAGCATTTGAATAATATTTTCATTGACGGTGAATTAAACGAATCTTCAGTAATTTCCAAAATGGAAACAACTGCGAGAGATGGGAAGAATTACAATACCAACTTCTATAATCTCGACGCTATTATTGCTGTGGGATACAGGGTTAATTCAAAGCAAGCTACTCGTTTTCGCCAATGGGCAACTGCCACACTTAAAGAATATATTACTAAAGGCTTCGTACTAAATGATGATATGTTGAAGAACGGAAAGCCTTTCGGTAAGGATTATTTTAAAGAGCTTCTCGAAAGAGTTCGTTCCATTCGTGCCAGCGAAAGAAGAATATATCAGCAAATAACTGACATATATGCAGAATGCAGCATAGACTACGATAGGCAGTCCCCTACTACAAATGATTTCTATGCTATGATTCAAAACAAATTCCATTATGCCATTACTGGTAAAACCGCAGCTGAAATCATATATTCAAATGCTGACCATACGAAGGATTATATGGGACTTACTACTTGGAAAAACGCTCCGGATGGACGGATATTAAAAAAAGATGTTTCTGTTGCAAAAAATTATCTTTCTCAAGAAGAAATACGAAGGTTAGAAAGGACTGTTTCTGGATATTTTGACTATATAGAAGATTTAATTGAGCGTGAAAATACGTTTACGATGGAAGAGTTCGTAAATAGCGTTAATGCGTTTCTTGCATTTCGCAAGTATGATATTCTGCACGACAAAGGAAGGATTTCAAACAAGGCAGCTGTTAACAAAGCTAATGAAGAATTTGATATATACAATAAGAATCAGAAAATCTTTTCGGACTTTGATAAGGAAATAAAAAAACTTAAATAA
- a CDS encoding tyrosine-type recombinase/integrase has protein sequence MKRYKFTKTFTYDGKRYYIRANSELELGMKYQKKLEDLKANHVIINSNMTLGDWARKCVETYKTSSSEDARDRYLDFTEKYIVSEIGHYKLKDVRPIMCQSLINKYEGMSKYTIGQVYQKLNFIFRKAVDNGLINSNPAADISKPTGTLNKRRSLTAEEQDVFVKCALKHQYAIYFMLIYLCGCRPSEAAKIKYEDIVVSKERKYIHVRGTKSAAADRYVPLPDMLSDLLTGSTGYLITTSQNNTLSHKKRLFAWKSLVRDINIEMGCKMYRNQLIPPYPFGDDLSTYSLRHTYCTNLQKKGVDIRTAQYLMGHSDIKMTANIYTHTTLDSLDDSWDMINAK, from the coding sequence ATGAAAAGATATAAATTTACTAAAACATTTACATATGACGGTAAGCGGTATTACATCCGGGCAAACTCTGAGCTAGAGCTTGGAATGAAATATCAGAAAAAGCTCGAGGATCTTAAGGCTAACCATGTGATTATTAATTCTAATATGACACTTGGAGACTGGGCGAGGAAATGCGTTGAAACATATAAAACTAGTTCTAGTGAAGATGCTCGTGATAGGTATTTAGATTTTACAGAGAAATATATAGTTAGTGAGATTGGTCATTATAAGCTTAAGGATGTACGTCCTATAATGTGCCAATCTCTTATTAATAAGTATGAGGGTATGAGTAAATACACTATAGGGCAAGTGTATCAGAAGCTTAATTTTATATTTAGAAAAGCCGTAGATAATGGTTTGATTAATTCTAATCCGGCTGCAGATATATCTAAACCTACAGGCACCTTGAATAAAAGGCGCTCACTAACCGCTGAGGAACAAGATGTATTTGTTAAATGTGCTTTAAAGCATCAGTACGCTATATACTTTATGCTAATTTACCTATGTGGCTGCCGCCCTTCCGAGGCAGCAAAGATAAAGTATGAAGATATAGTTGTTAGTAAAGAGCGTAAATATATTCACGTACGAGGAACTAAGAGCGCAGCAGCCGATAGATATGTACCTCTTCCAGATATGTTAAGTGATTTACTCACCGGATCTACTGGCTATTTAATCACTACATCACAAAATAATACTTTATCCCATAAAAAGAGATTGTTCGCATGGAAAAGTCTTGTTCGGGATATAAATATAGAGATGGGCTGCAAGATGTACAGGAATCAGCTTATACCGCCTTATCCTTTCGGTGATGATTTATCCACGTATTCACTCAGGCATACGTATTGTACCAATCTGCAGAAGAAAGGCGTTGATATTCGCACCGCTCAATACTTGATGGGTCACTCTGATATTAAGATGACTGCTAATATCTATACACATACAACATTAGATAGTCTAGATGATAGCTGGGATATGATTAACGCAAAGTAA
- the ansA gene encoding asparaginase, whose protein sequence is MAGTEQSKRIEDKKICLIYTGGTIGMSRTDSGYAPIAGHFQHELERIDDLRADGMPKYELVEFTPLLDSSNITYVQWNMVAESIASRYDDYDGFVVLHGTDTMAYSTSALSFMLENLGKPVIFTGSQIPLCELRSDGKDNLITSILIAASGKVNEVALYFGHKLLRGNRAMKASADGLIAFSSPNYPPLAEAGIDINYNEPRLMQKPRGDLLVQSIKPAKVGVIKLFPGIQFELFAPIVTRGLDALVLETFGTGNIPNYDEALPPLIARAIKNGTTVVVCTQCSQGTVRLGAYETSSELAKAGAVSGSNMTTEATVAKLYYLFSLGLEHSEISRLIETDLRGELD, encoded by the coding sequence ATGGCCGGAACAGAACAATCAAAGAGAATAGAAGATAAGAAAATTTGCCTCATATATACAGGTGGAACAATCGGCATGTCCAGAACGGACAGTGGTTACGCACCAATAGCGGGACACTTTCAGCACGAGCTAGAACGCATCGACGACCTTCGTGCTGATGGGATGCCTAAGTATGAGCTTGTTGAGTTCACGCCACTCCTCGATTCTTCCAACATAACTTACGTGCAGTGGAACATGGTTGCCGAGTCGATTGCATCCCGTTACGATGACTACGATGGATTTGTCGTGCTACATGGGACAGATACCATGGCTTACAGTACCTCGGCACTTTCTTTCATGCTTGAGAATCTCGGTAAACCTGTGATTTTTACCGGGTCACAAATTCCACTTTGTGAGCTAAGAAGTGATGGCAAGGATAACCTCATAACTTCCATATTGATTGCTGCTTCTGGCAAGGTAAACGAAGTTGCGCTTTACTTTGGGCACAAACTCTTACGCGGAAACCGTGCTATGAAAGCTTCAGCGGATGGACTTATCGCCTTTTCTTCGCCGAATTATCCACCGCTTGCTGAAGCGGGCATAGACATCAACTATAACGAGCCTCGCCTTATGCAAAAGCCTCGCGGTGATCTTCTCGTGCAGTCGATCAAGCCAGCAAAGGTCGGCGTTATCAAGCTTTTCCCGGGAATTCAGTTTGAACTATTTGCCCCAATCGTAACGCGCGGACTCGATGCTCTTGTACTTGAGACCTTTGGCACAGGCAACATCCCTAATTATGATGAAGCTCTGCCACCTCTCATCGCTCGTGCTATTAAAAATGGCACTACAGTGGTAGTCTGCACGCAGTGCTCGCAGGGAACAGTAAGGCTCGGGGCATATGAAACGAGTTCAGAGCTTGCAAAGGCAGGTGCGGTATCTGGTTCAAATATGACTACAGAAGCGACAGTTGCTAAGCTCTACTACCTCTTCAGCCTAGGCCTAGAGCACAGTGAGATCAGCAGGCTCATAGAGACCGACCTGCGCGGAGAGCTAGACTAA
- a CDS encoding DUF6873 family GME fold protein: protein MKVAYLSSLAHPALCTYLENAGHVIHNFPELRTVSSLVANHPDVLLCKLGAKPESPIYEGAPNELSPLYPGDCRYNAACTGKFFIHKLDVTDAGLLNAAKASCGDELQLIDVRQGYTKCSTIIVDENSIITYDKGIAKPCEAAGMNVLLVKPGFVKLRGADTGFIGGASGRVDGEIVFNGDLSVHPNFREITAFIEERGLGCKWFESYELEDIGSIITVTKSDAD, encoded by the coding sequence ATGAAGGTAGCATATCTATCATCGCTTGCTCACCCTGCCCTATGCACTTATCTTGAAAATGCTGGTCATGTTATCCACAATTTCCCCGAACTCCGCACGGTATCTAGCCTAGTTGCAAATCATCCAGACGTACTGCTGTGCAAGCTAGGAGCAAAGCCTGAATCTCCTATCTATGAAGGTGCTCCTAACGAATTAAGTCCGCTCTATCCAGGCGACTGCAGATACAATGCGGCATGTACTGGAAAGTTTTTTATCCACAAACTAGATGTAACTGACGCAGGTCTTCTAAATGCCGCAAAGGCGAGCTGCGGAGATGAGCTGCAGCTTATAGATGTCCGTCAGGGATATACAAAGTGCAGTACTATCATAGTAGATGAAAACTCTATCATCACTTACGATAAAGGAATTGCAAAGCCTTGTGAAGCAGCAGGCATGAACGTGCTTCTAGTCAAACCAGGCTTCGTGAAGCTGCGCGGTGCCGATACTGGGTTTATAGGAGGTGCAAGTGGCCGTGTAGACGGTGAAATAGTATTTAACGGCGACCTCTCGGTACATCCAAACTTTAGGGAAATTACCGCTTTCATAGAGGAGCGAGGCCTCGGCTGCAAGTGGTTTGAATCATACGAGCTCGAGGATATCGGCTCAATAATTACGGTTACAAAATCTGATGCTGACTAA
- a CDS encoding elongator complex protein 3, which yields MKKHAIIPIFIPHRGCPNDCVFCNQRKITARTTAPTVDEVKNTIDTWLTTLGEVPTVEIAFYGGSFTGLELEEQSSYLAIAKGYKDRGLIDKIHLSTRPDYIDRDILYNLKVYSVDTIELGVQSFDDEVLRKSNRGHTSASVYEAVSLIKEYGFEFGIQLMIGLPGDSLETCIYSAKETVKLKPSLTRLYPTIVIDDTELLEMYERGEYQPLSREEAVTRTAAMYKILDDAGITIMRVGLKSTDIIGEGGSINGGTYHPAFRQLVEGRIARDEIEPQLDRIIDEIRERREKSGELTANHLQGRDLVNESFNQQRLSRVKVDVFSSPKWFSNVVGNNSENKNYFEKKYPELSIKFRVDDSLEAAQFRINCDI from the coding sequence ATGAAGAAACACGCTATTATTCCAATATTCATACCGCACCGAGGTTGTCCCAACGACTGCGTCTTCTGCAACCAACGGAAAATCACTGCTCGCACGACTGCCCCGACTGTGGATGAGGTAAAAAATACGATCGACACATGGCTTACGACACTCGGAGAAGTTCCGACGGTCGAAATTGCTTTTTACGGTGGAAGCTTTACTGGGCTAGAGCTAGAGGAACAGAGTTCGTACCTCGCCATTGCCAAGGGATACAAGGATAGAGGCCTCATCGACAAAATCCATCTGTCGACACGCCCCGACTATATAGATAGAGACATTTTGTATAATCTAAAGGTATATTCGGTTGATACGATTGAGCTCGGAGTTCAGTCTTTCGACGATGAGGTGCTTCGTAAGTCGAATCGCGGACATACAAGCGCATCTGTATACGAGGCTGTCTCACTGATTAAAGAATATGGATTTGAATTCGGAATCCAGCTGATGATTGGGCTTCCGGGAGATTCACTTGAAACGTGTATCTATTCGGCAAAAGAGACCGTCAAGCTAAAGCCTTCACTGACTAGGTTATACCCGACCATCGTTATTGATGACACGGAGCTACTAGAAATGTATGAGCGTGGCGAATATCAGCCGCTAAGCAGGGAGGAAGCAGTTACGAGGACGGCGGCAATGTATAAGATACTCGATGATGCAGGTATCACGATTATGCGAGTTGGACTCAAGAGCACTGATATAATTGGTGAAGGCGGATCGATAAACGGAGGAACGTATCACCCTGCTTTCAGGCAGCTAGTCGAAGGACGGATAGCACGGGATGAGATTGAGCCGCAGCTAGATAGGATTATAGACGAGATCAGAGAGCGTCGCGAGAAGTCAGGCGAACTCACAGCTAACCATTTGCAAGGCAGGGACTTGGTAAATGAAAGTTTTAATCAGCAGAGGCTATCTCGGGTAAAAGTCGATGTTTTCTCTTCTCCTAAGTGGTTTTCAAATGTCGTTGGTAATAACAGTGAAAATAAGAACTATTTTGAAAAAAAGTACCCCGAACTAAGTATCAAGTTCAGGGTAGATGACAGCTTGGAAGCTGCGCAGTTCAGAATAAATTGTGATATATAG
- the aroD gene encoding type I 3-dehydroquinate dehydratase: protein MNTVKIRNIEIGSGLPKICAPIVGTTKDDIMAEAENIGRLPVDIAEWRVDWFEHACDFSKVEDVLKDLRTALGETPLLMTFRTSNEGGEKSIKYDDYAELVIRAAETGYVDMVDVEVFIGTDIVKEIIAGAHNAGVKVIGSNHNFNKTPDKDEIVERLRNMQELGVDIPKIAVMPKDMKDVITLLAATEEMHREFADRPIVTISMSETGVLSRIYGEALGSAVTFGAAKNVSAPGQMEVNDLSTAIKLLHEYL, encoded by the coding sequence ATGAATACAGTAAAAATTAGAAATATTGAAATCGGCTCCGGTCTACCCAAGATTTGTGCACCAATCGTTGGCACAACTAAAGACGATATAATGGCAGAGGCAGAGAACATAGGACGTTTGCCTGTAGATATAGCTGAATGGCGTGTCGATTGGTTTGAGCATGCATGTGATTTCAGTAAGGTAGAAGACGTACTGAAGGATTTAAGAACAGCCCTTGGAGAGACTCCGCTGTTAATGACATTTCGCACATCGAATGAGGGTGGTGAAAAGTCTATTAAATATGATGATTATGCAGAGCTTGTAATAAGGGCTGCAGAGACCGGATACGTTGACATGGTCGATGTGGAAGTTTTTATAGGAACAGATATCGTGAAAGAAATTATAGCTGGTGCTCACAATGCCGGTGTCAAGGTTATCGGATCGAATCACAATTTTAATAAGACTCCAGACAAAGACGAGATTGTAGAAAGGCTCCGCAATATGCAGGAGCTAGGCGTAGATATACCTAAGATTGCAGTTATGCCAAAAGACATGAAGGATGTAATCACACTACTCGCCGCTACAGAGGAGATGCATAGAGAATTTGCCGACCGTCCTATCGTAACGATTTCGATGTCTGAAACAGGAGTGCTATCTAGGATTTATGGTGAAGCTCTCGGGTCAGCGGTTACCTTTGGCGCAGCCAAGAATGTATCGGCGCCCGGTCAGATGGAAGTGAATGATCTCAGTACAGCAATAAAATTGCTGCACGAGTATCTATGA
- a CDS encoding ClC family H(+)/Cl(-) exchange transporter has translation MAAKRSLDKSYVVRNIRQKQRFKYMLILEGIAVGSIVGLVIALFRIMIVKADQARQMAVHLVKVKPIYAFAVLLVLILIAWILDKLIRFEPDISGSGIPQIEGELKGLEDQNWRKVLIAKFAGCVLAIGGGLALGREGPSIQLGGMIGKGFARRKNALLTEERMLMSCGAGAGLAAAFGAPLAGVLFALEELHKNFSAEVLVSTMAASAVADYIAVNIIGLRPVFDFDVEHRIPLRLYWAVVLLGVILGILGVLYNKLLDKMQDFFDKFDSKFISIGIMLVISFLMMFIYPTVLGSGNNLVKVISDGKFTLMALAVLFVAKLFFSTGSFGTGTPGGIFLPLLVIGAITGGLYSTFLSTAFGVEEYYIKGFVIIAMAGFFSAIVRAPITGVILITEMTGNFMTLLSLVSASLVAYVVADLLGGEPVYDQLMHRRQRKKVESGSGTPDHDYLADVYSKSDKKYVKKRISVRERKVVIDSSIHIGSMMDGHKVMELGLPEGSLIVSVMRDGKEVIPNGSTILNGGDDLEILCRLKDIAATEAVLDEKCKAIDTD, from the coding sequence ATGGCTGCAAAGCGCAGTTTAGATAAGAGCTACGTTGTTCGCAACATCAGGCAGAAACAGAGATTTAAATATATGCTCATACTAGAGGGGATAGCAGTTGGTTCGATTGTCGGACTGGTCATTGCCTTGTTCAGAATTATGATTGTGAAGGCTGATCAGGCTCGTCAGATGGCAGTTCATCTGGTCAAGGTGAAGCCGATATATGCTTTTGCAGTTTTGCTGGTGCTGATTTTAATCGCCTGGATTTTAGATAAGCTCATTAGATTTGAACCGGATATATCGGGGTCTGGCATCCCGCAAATCGAAGGTGAGCTAAAGGGTCTTGAAGATCAGAACTGGCGCAAGGTGCTGATTGCTAAATTTGCGGGATGCGTTCTGGCTATTGGCGGCGGCTTGGCTCTCGGTAGAGAGGGCCCGAGCATTCAGCTGGGTGGCATGATAGGCAAGGGCTTCGCGCGCCGGAAGAATGCACTTCTGACTGAGGAGAGAATGCTGATGAGCTGTGGCGCCGGCGCGGGCCTAGCCGCCGCGTTTGGAGCTCCGCTAGCTGGAGTGCTATTTGCTCTTGAAGAGCTTCACAAGAACTTCTCAGCAGAAGTTCTCGTATCCACGATGGCAGCTAGCGCAGTTGCCGACTATATAGCTGTAAATATAATCGGACTTAGACCTGTGTTTGATTTTGATGTTGAACACAGAATTCCATTACGCCTATACTGGGCCGTAGTACTGCTTGGCGTAATACTTGGAATCCTCGGTGTTCTATACAATAAGCTACTAGACAAGATGCAGGATTTCTTTGATAAGTTCGATAGCAAGTTCATCAGTATCGGAATCATGCTCGTGATTTCATTTCTGATGATGTTCATCTATCCGACTGTGCTCGGCAGTGGAAACAACCTCGTGAAGGTCATAAGTGATGGCAAATTTACACTAATGGCGCTTGCTGTACTGTTCGTAGCAAAGCTGTTCTTCTCGACCGGCAGCTTCGGAACGGGAACTCCCGGCGGCATCTTCTTGCCACTACTCGTCATCGGAGCAATTACGGGAGGACTTTATTCTACGTTTTTAAGCACGGCATTTGGCGTAGAGGAATACTATATCAAAGGCTTCGTAATCATCGCTATGGCAGGCTTCTTCTCAGCTATTGTAAGAGCTCCAATCACAGGGGTTATCCTCATCACAGAGATGACTGGAAATTTCATGACACTACTATCACTCGTGTCAGCATCTCTTGTTGCATATGTAGTGGCTGACCTTCTAGGCGGAGAACCAGTATACGATCAGCTTATGCACAGGAGACAGCGAAAGAAGGTGGAGAGCGGATCAGGCACACCCGACCATGATTATTTGGCGGATGTTTATAGTAAGAGTGACAAGAAGTACGTCAAGAAGCGCATCTCGGTTAGAGAACGCAAGGTCGTAATCGATTCTAGCATTCATATCGGTTCAATGATGGATGGTCACAAGGTCATGGAACTTGGGCTTCCTGAAGGTAGCCTGATTGTCTCAGTCATGAGAGATGGCAAAGAGGTAATTCCTAATGGTTCCACCATTCTAAATGGTGGTGACGACCTAGAGATACTGTGCAGGCTCAAGGACATTGCAGCAACAGAGGCGGTCCTCGATGAGAAGTGCAAGGCGATAGATACAGATTAG